In one window of Zhongshania aliphaticivorans DNA:
- a CDS encoding tetratricopeptide repeat protein produces MNKPTTLAAKILIAIAVLMTLQACTTRPSRHIEFKTEYIGIEQRWDSDSKAKEENVRNIEFGNFNVINGSLHFSPQTHYILQEYNFEHYEEYDRTHFGPKWNFILFPVIGWMACLFDITECFGWTTDWSDWSSSKSKNEQPNGNIQEKTYSKLPYDTTVSLAFSGQLPSGKVYTSPSEKLWRGVGPVDVKRKVQKWPEKPTTLSVQFNIAHKEESYDTRYDFTDTEIASLTLESDSWNSHDENRHKYFYQLTSALKAENHSAALAAFKKLEDMDFEKPESFWYRYALSAKKAGKPDIAATKARQYLKVAIKRTYEKEATVMIPDIK; encoded by the coding sequence ATGAATAAACCTACAACACTAGCCGCTAAGATTCTAATCGCTATCGCCGTGTTAATGACGTTACAGGCATGTACCACGCGCCCATCTCGGCACATTGAATTCAAAACAGAATATATCGGTATAGAGCAACGCTGGGATAGCGACTCTAAGGCAAAGGAAGAAAATGTTCGCAACATCGAGTTCGGCAATTTCAATGTCATTAATGGCTCTTTACACTTCTCTCCACAGACACATTATATTCTGCAAGAATACAACTTTGAGCATTATGAGGAGTACGATCGTACGCACTTCGGTCCAAAATGGAACTTTATTCTATTTCCCGTCATAGGCTGGATGGCCTGCCTTTTTGATATTACTGAGTGCTTTGGCTGGACCACAGATTGGAGCGACTGGTCGAGTAGTAAAAGTAAAAACGAACAGCCGAATGGCAATATTCAGGAAAAAACATACTCAAAACTGCCTTACGACACTACTGTCAGTTTGGCATTTTCTGGGCAACTGCCTTCAGGAAAGGTATATACGAGCCCCTCAGAAAAACTATGGCGTGGGGTAGGACCAGTTGATGTCAAAAGAAAAGTGCAAAAATGGCCTGAAAAACCGACAACATTAAGCGTGCAATTTAATATCGCGCATAAAGAGGAAAGCTATGACACCAGGTATGATTTTACGGATACAGAAATAGCCTCCCTCACACTCGAGTCCGACAGCTGGAATAGCCATGATGAGAATAGACACAAATATTTCTACCAATTGACCTCTGCATTAAAGGCAGAAAATCATTCAGCGGCCCTCGCTGCGTTTAAAAAACTTGAAGATATGGATTTTGAAAAACCAGAATCCTTTTGGTATCGTTATGCTCTTAGTGCAAAAAAAGCGGGAAAACCTGATATTGCCGCTACGAAAGCACGGCAATATTTAAAGGTCGCAATAAAACGCACATACGAAAAAGAGGCCACCGTAATGATTCCCGATATTAAATAG